The genomic interval GTTTACCACcgtaaattatttttccatacaCGGTTGCTGGACAGACCAAGGCATGGGGTTGTTGGCCTTCTCTGTATGGGGGGAGTTCATTCATAACAGGAGGCCCTGAGATATCTTATCATCGCATCCAACAAGTACTCACATCTGGGAGCGGATCACCACGGTCAGCAGCTGGAACGCCACGGCAGTTGCTAGCCCAATATCCAGGCCAAGAAAAATGGCAGCTAAGAAAGTCACCACCCATATAACCTGTAACAAGCAGGTGGATGGCAGCGGTTACGAGCATGTCAAGGACCTGGGTTGTGAGCCCAGGGTGGGAGCAGCAACAGATCTCAGATCTGGTCCAGGCTGTCCGTCTGCCTTTGGTGAGGGGTTTCATGTttcctagggtttttttttttttgtaaaacaggGCCAGACTCACCAACTAGCACTAGGGAGCGTTTCTAGGGATGACAATTTCTATACAGTAAAGGTTTAAAATATTAGAGGTGTGGATCTTCTATAGGTGATTCACTAAATGCTCAATAAAAATCCAGCAGAAAGGCAAGGTTACAAGTAAATCAGGATCCTGGTAAAGCTGAGAGTTGTAAATGTGCAAATGTAGGTGCTGTGAATGTAAGTGACTGATAAGCATTAATAACTAGATAATACTGAGTATTTTTTAGCCACAGatctcaaagcattttcatgTGGTAAATAACTGTTTGGTAGCTGGGAAACCTGAGGCCTGGAACCATTTGGGAACACAAGGAACTGGCTGATGAGAAAGGCAAGAGCCTAAATTTTCTGGGTGTTAGAGGTAACCAGTCCTGCCCTCCAGCCACAAGCTTTACAATTTGGAGTAAACCCTTCAAGGCACGGTTGTCACTTGTTTTTTGCTGTGTAACTTCCATCTAACATGCTGTGTGAGTGTGAGAAAGTGTCCCTGAAGGCATAACCAATACAGTAGGTATTTAGACATTTTCTGTAACTGCCTTCTATATTTGACTTTATATaatgaactgtattttaataattttgatgaaatagatgaaaatgaaattaggaGAGAGAATCGACTCAAAACAGGTggaacaaaatggaaaacaggagCAAAGGGTATACAAGTAAAAAAAGCATGCCACTATTGTACTTTCCATTCAGTGAAGTAaggcaggtttaaaaaaaaatataacctgTAAGCTAATTTGCATAATAGATTACTTTTCCAGAGTGCTTCATTCCTGAATGCTTGTGGGACTCAACTTACACAGTCGTACTTGTCTTTTCTCCACAGGATGCCTACTTCCTTGAACTGCATGAGCATTCCTTTCAAGTTGCCAAGAGCCAAAGATGCAAGGACTGACTGTTAAAAAGACCAAAATacatgctgaattttaaagcaagcaaagcaaatgttGAACATTAAGACTTAAAAGATCATACAAATAGGGCCAAAGCACAGCTGAAAGGCCAGAGAGCTCCTCTcagtgttttgctgctgctggaaccTCCCTAGCCATGGTGCAGCACAGGTGTCTGACTTGTGGCTCCAAATCCCACTTATTTTTGGCACCTAAAAGCTGGTGCTGTGATGGTTGGTGTTTGGGCACTTGCATTCCCTTTGAGGGACCAGAGGTAGTGGTCCTGTCTGTGATGATCTGGGAAGAAGAACAAAGCTTTGCAAAACCCTGTTTGGCTCTCACTGAAGCCTACGAACAGTCCCAGTGACTCCTAGAGCAGCCCTGTCTTTGACAAGCAGGAATAAGTGCTAGGTGAAACCAGTGAATACCTTCTGTAATGGTGCCAGGAGAAACCCAATGGCCAAGATCACAATCAAGACGATGACAGCTGAGATAATACCAGCAATCTGCGTCAGAGAAAAATTCCACCATGAATAAGTGCCTGCAGGCATTATGGtcagctaggaaaaaaagagagctttCTTGCATTAAATGCCATCATGGTCTATTGTCTTCTATACCTGTGTTTTGCCTCCTGTGCTCTCCTGCACACCGGATCTTGACAGAGCAGTGCTGGAGGCAAATCCTTTGAATGATCCACCAACTATATTACTCAGCCCAAAAGCAATTAgttcctgaaataaaaacaaaagagattGTTCTTAAAAGGTGGTTCACAACAGTTATTTACAAGGCAAAGCATACCTAAAATGACTTATTTCCCACTGACAAATATCCTGTATTGATTTCTGTGTTACACACCTACCTGGTTGCCATCTACTGGGTAGTCATGTTTGATGGAATACACTTTAGCCACAGAGAAGGCTACTGCAAACCCAACGATTGCAATGGAAATGCTGTCGCCGATACACTTTTGGAGGACACCTACATCAGGTGCAACAGGTGCTTGaaatctgaaagacaaaaaactCAACTCATTAAGGATATGCCTAAGGAGACAAGTTGTCAAGCAAGCAAGAAAGCAGTGGTCCAGCTCATACCAAGCACTTTGGAGAGATGCAACACAGAATTGCAGGTCTGAACCTTATAAAACTTTGGGGAATCTTTAATCAGGACAGGGACTCTGTTTATCTGCACTCAGCTCAGCTCGTGTTTCAGCAGGTTCTCATTTCTTTGGCCAGGACCAGCCACAGCGTTTTTTGTCTGAGGTGCATGCACAGTTCTGCCTTCTAGTTACGCATGAATGTAAGATCTGACATGGCACTAGGGCCCTTGCACAGGCAATTTGTGCACAGAAGGATTTCACTTaattatgacaaaaaaaaaaaaatccctgtgtgATTCACTGAAGCACTTTAGACAGCTAAACAAATATTTACTAAGTCAGGTAATGTTGACTAGTCTTTCAGGCTATCTATCTGCTAGATGCTTTAGCTTTACCATTTCCTGCTTCTTTGATCAGGGTCTTTTGCAGATCCTGGGGAGAATTCCTCtctgggcttttcttttttttttttttccttcctttcttttttttttcagtgaactgAAATCTGAAGAGTGGAGACTCTTGAGCAGAAATAGctgttcctctgcaaacttCATTCACTAACACCCCTGGGGCTACAAGAGGCAGTCGAGAGTGCCCCAGTGAGTAAATGGCTGCAGTCTGCTGTCCTAGTAAatgtctccctccctctttttaaCTTAATGTGTGCCTATTAATTCTTTATGCCAAAATCTGGCATAGCTGGATGTACTTTATATATGGATATATACTCTATATGTGGATATATACTCTCTATATGGATAGAGCAGACGTTGAGGCCTCCGGAGGATAATAGTGCCTGCAGAGATGCTGGTGGAGGGTCATGGGACCAGGCAGGAGAACTGTGCAGTGTCCTGGTGGCTTCCCAGGGCTGGTGGTGGCTGCTGAACCATGCGTGTACTTTGAGGGAAATGGAGGGGTTCAGGAGTGAGTAGATCAGTAAGGGACAAAcaccaacctcctgctcaacAACTGTCTTGGAAAATGAAGCATGCAATTATTTCAAGTCACAGTGTACTCTTTGTGGAGTAGGAGATGTGCTCTAGTGAGTAACTTCTACCTATTAAAAGTGTGTCCTGATATTGTTGAgagcaaaatgtttatttatctactgaaagaagatgaagcagattattttaatcagaaacatAGCTGAACTGATTTAACACTGACAAGGTAGAGAGAACATTTTGCTCCACTGGTGAGTTTTAAGTAAATCACTTACCCTTCCTCTAGTTTTCCGACGACAGCTacattaaatttttcttcaaagttaatgaaataggaaaacaaTGCTGCTAAGACTGTCTGAAAGATAATAAACCCCACCTCCATTAGGCACATTCAAGCAAGAGTGTGAAGAAACTATTAAAAACCATTaccttccctctcccacatGCCCTCCAGTCTCATCACTAGCAGCAGAATTATGCCCCAAGTCTGCACATCCCTTTGCTGTTCAGATGTTATTCCTGAACCACCTTACAGGTATGGGTTTACATTCATAAATCACACAGAGTATGTATGAGACTATCTCACTAACAACAGAGAACACCGCACCCAGTAAACCACATGTTTTCTAACAAGATGCTGTAATAACGCTGGGGGAAAACAAGCACTACTTGCATCTATAGCAACATCCTCCAGGACTTTAGGAGCTTGCTGCCAGTGTGAGGCTTCCTCTACCCCACTGCTACTAGGGGTGGGCAAAACCCTCTGCTGCTGGATGGCAAAACTGTTTTGTGCTTGGCCATGGATGACCGGGACTTCAGTGGCTCCTTGCAGGTGTGGTGCAGAGGTGCCCCAGCTGTGGGACTGCAGCTGGCTGGTGTCAGAGCCAATTTTGTCCCAGGAAAAAATTCATAGTTTTTAACACCTTACTCACTACAGATATATTCAGTTAAGAACAGCTAAGTAGAGGTAAAACATCTAGTAGAGGTAAAACATCTCACAATAGCTCATGGACACTGTCAATTTTTCCTTATAGGTAAAATGATAACCCATCCTTTAATGCagaacaggagaagaaatagTTAAAACTGCTTCCTGTGTCACTACAGTGATGGAGCAATtgcaaaatcaaagaaaagtaACTGTTACCACAAGGAGTTCGATAGGGATGGGAGTTGGTAACTTTGCTTTGTATCGATCGTTCATTTCTTTCACCACGAACACGATAAGCAAGACAACAAGGGATGTGACAAGGTCAGCAATGTTTGTTTTTGTGATCTGGGTGAAAACGCTCTCCAGAGTCTGCAAAATCGGAAAGAAACATGCGGTGCTTTAGAAATAATAGTGCCCTAGCACAGTAGCACTATCCCTTCCAGAAGGGCCTGCATCTGAATTGCTCTAAGGATTACGATGGTTGGGATTTATTCCCTGTGGCATGATATGGGTTGCAAGCCCCAATGAATGTGCATGTGCATCATCCAAATGATGAAAGCATCCGTGAAAGACCCCTTCCACTGGCTCTCAGCCCTCTCCCCTGGCTTCCCCTTTGGGGAGGGTCAGAGCAACATGGGTGTGTGCACGATAGGAAAAGTGAGCAATGGGAATTACTGAGCAGGtgcctctctctgctccttcttcctgtccttctccttcttcctttctcatcCAACAGCCCTCACAGAGTCATAtccaaattaaatatatataatatcagtccagtaaaaatgaataattaaatgCTTGAGGCAAAGCTGAATGCTTAATTAAAATATGCCAACGCACAATAGAAAATATTATCTAATTAGCCCAACAAGGTGTAACTTGGTGTTTGGTAATAAATTTAAAGATTGGTCATATACTAATAACACGtttcttatatttttctcttgtgtttccTCCTGCTTGGCTGTTTTTATGCTGAGTTCTGTTCTTACTGCCTTGTGATATACGGTCAGATATACATCACAGGTTTCAATAGATTATCAAATAGCAAACACTTAGCACTTACATAGATGATGCCAAATGGTTTATTAAATCCAGGGACAGGTAGTTGAAGCATGAATTTCAGCTGAGATACCACAACATGGATAGCCGCTGCAGTCGTGAAACCGCTGATTAATGATTGTGATAGATAAATAACGATGAATCCAAACTGAAGAATTCCCAGAAgcaactgaaatgcaaaatgaccATACATCAGTGTGATTCATTCGTGCTTTTAAGCAGTCTCTGTGACAAAGAGAGCCGTATTTAATGGGAACAAAGATTTTAACTTAATACCATACATCTAGGGATTAAGGAAAATACTGTCACCAGACTTGCAATAAAAGTTGAGACGTAGCAACAGGGGCATAAGACTAGCAAGAGTAATTGCTAGAGTAGTTAAAaactattcattttattttacagctaaAATAAACCTTCCTAGTCTCAGGGTTTTCAGTACCCATATTTTTACATGGTACCAGTGTTTCATGAAGCACAAACATACTAATACGTTAGGAAGGAAGGAACTGTAGGAATTCTCTATTatgaaggaaggagaaattgttgttttttttttttaaaagacaaatccAAATACTTTACTATTATGAGATAGAGTTTTTATTCCCCTTGCTGTGTCTGCATCATTCACATCACTCTCACAACTACTTTTTCCTATCCAGCAGATAGTTTTTTGCTGTAGATGAGGTGCACCTGTGTGGGCTGTGGGCTCAGGTCTGAGCAAAACGAGGGATTTCACAGCATGAATCAGTGGCTGACCACTGGAGGGAGGTGGATGTCTCCTAATCCATAAGCCAAGGTCAGTTGcatgggaaggggaagagaattACTTTGGTGACTACACCAGGGGAAAACAAAGGGGAAGGCCAGTCCACCATCCATCTATTCATGTACGTGCATATAGATGTGTGCGggcacacacatatatgtttACCAACCTGAAAAACCCCAGAAAGGAAGGTTACAGATGCAGCCACCATCACCCTCTCTTCATTTATTGCTGAGATATTTGTGGAAGTGCCATTTCCAGCGCTGTCATCGGGGACCAGCCTGACAACAGCTCCTCCCACCATCAGGCTCAGGACGGGGAAGGGACCTGAGCAGTACAAGGTGTTCGTTAGAGACCCAAAGGGACAGCACGTACTTCTTCACCAGTAAGGAGGGCAGAAGGTGTGCCTGAACTTACCCACTGAGATATGTCTGGATGTGCCAAAGATAAAATAGACCAGGACAGGGAAAAATGCCGCATAGAGTCCATAACCGGGTGGCACGTTCACCAGCAATGCAAAGGCGAGACCTGTGAGGACAGAGGCCCAGGGAAGGTGACATGCACGTTACAGGCTGAAGCCAGCAGTCCCTCTGCACCTGGCCTAGCAGGCTGTGTCAGAGCACACGTTTCCTCGAGGTACCTTGCAGGACAGCCACGAGCCCCGTGTTGATGCCGGAGACAATGTCACTCAGGATCCACTCCCTGAAGCGGTACGCTGGCAGCCACGAGACGATgggaaacaaacccaaagcaatttttttgaCCCTTTGTGGGGAGCAGCTGTAAAGACACAAGAGGACAGAGCTCTGGCGGTGGACAGCTCGGCTGAGTTGCAGCCTGTCTTTGGAGGTAAAACGAAGGGGGAAGGATTCAGGTTCAGGCTGCCAGAGGTCAAAAATCTCACCCAGACACAGCCCTGATCAacctgctctgccagctgtgCTTCAAGGAGGACCCTCTAgcctccagaagtcccttccaaccaaaatTTTTATAGAatgatagaatggtttgggttggaagggaccttaaagatcatctagttccaaccccccctgccatgggcagagacaccttccactagaccaggttgctcaaagccccatccagcctggccttgaacactgccagggatggggcatccacagcctctctgggcaacctctgccagtgcctcaccaccctcacagtgaagaacttcttccttacatctaatctaaatctaccctctttcagtttaaagccattgccccttgtcctatcactacaggccctattaaaaaaatctgtccccatctttcttataagccccctttaagtattgaaaggctgcaataaggtcttccTGGAGTCTGTGCTGCCAAGTGCccaggaaaagagaagctgtCTGGGCTACCACTACAGGAAGAATTTTAAGGGTAATAGCAGCTaaaattctttagaaaaatctgaCATTGCATTTGGTTAATgagttttcatttgctttgttggAATCTGAGGTGGAATTTGTCAGGATGGAGTTCATGCTGTCCAAGAGCAGCAGTTCGGGCTGTTTCTTAGATccgtatttaaaaaaaaatttaaaatctccttACCGGAAATATAGTTTCAGGTGATCCCAAAAGGTTTTATGGTATCTGTGCAATTTCTCATGCTCTTCATTGAACAAATTCTCCGAGTACACAGGTCTGGCAACAACATAGTGGTTGCCCACAGGTTCAACCATTTCTCCTGAAATGTCAGGCAAGGATGGCGACTTGTGTGTGCTTCTCTCTGGCCTTAGTCActtaaaaacctgaaatgaagAACAGGGTTAGCTCCTTATGTACTGTCGGGCGGGTAGCCGTAGCGTAGATGAGTGAACTCCAAACTGAGCGTTACCACCTTTGAAGATCAAAAGAAAGATTGTTGAGACACCTGCCTCACTTTGCCAAGGTgatctcctgccctcctcctcctcccactgcaAGGCAGTGTTTTGCTGGCGCATGaagcatttatttctaaagatgCAGCCAAAAGGTGGACAAGATGGATTTCGAGTTAATTTATCACCAAGTCAGCCGTCTACAACCAAAAACCAGCTCCCTCAAGGGAGACTAATTTCTTAAAGAACAAACAAGCGGATCCCaagctgtttctctttgtgGCACCgctgggagggctgggagctCACTAAAGCCCACTGACAGGTGAGGAGAAAGGCAGACCCAAGGCAGGGCTCAGCCGTCCTCTCTTGGACTCAGAGACAGGGCTGAATCTTTCAGCTTGGGTCTGTGTGACAAGGAGGTTAAGCTCAGCAGTAAAAAAGCACGGTACTGCTACTTGTTAAGGTATTTGTAAGATTTATTTCCACAGGTTGTCTGGACTGCTGCTCCTCTGTTTCATGCTCACAAACAGTTTTTGCAATGTCTGACCTAAATACTATTTTCTGCCTTGTCCCAACCCACATTTGCATGTTTGCGCTGAACAGAAATGGTCCTCAGTCACTCCAGAAATGAGCCCTGAAGCCCACATTACACATGAGAAGATTCACGATTCATTTCAGTCAATACCACTGGGTATTTTGCAGGAATTAATTGATGTCATCACTGTGCTGCCTACTGTGCTGTTACGTTTCTCTGTATGCCTCACATTCTTCCCACATTAAATTCAcctaaataaatgtaatatctaaaaatatttctctctgctgaagccaccattaaatatttaatactaGTCCTAGACAGGAGCAGTGGAACTTGCTCTTGGTAGCTGCagttgaactagatgatcattgtaggaCCCTTCCAACTGGAACTAATCTATCctattctattttcttttgactCAGAGATGAAGATGTACTGTGGGAAGCAAAAAGTCTTTTGTGATACTGATAATagagcatttttcttcattttctctcccctagTCAAATGCTCCTTAGCGTCTATGTGCTTGCTGGTGGTCTCGTGACGGATGCCCGACCAACACTAGTTCCTTGTCCAGGTCTGTCACCTGGCTCTCACTGAAATAGCCTACATGCATTTCTAATTCAGACTTGTGTGTACTCAATATTTGGAGATATCACAGGACAGATTTTAAAGTGGCACAAAGCAGTTTGCACAGTTATGAACAGATGGAAAGCTTTTTGTCTACGACAATACTGGCATTAAAATGTGAATCCCATCCTGAAACTTTGCTACAGCTTAGGGCCCATTATTGAcctatttcaaattatttccttttaggTTCCTCCTAGTTCATTCTGGGGAAATTCATGGATGTGTAAAAGTCCAAATAATGTCAGATGAACCTCTTAGacatgctggttttgttgaTATACTATTTTTCCACAAAAGATTCACTATTTTGGCAATGAGTTCTACATTATTACTATCtgttttaacacaaaaaaattagatctgtaatattttcaaaaaactgGTGGGTAATTATTCTAACAGACTAATACTCAAAATCTAAGCTCATTCACCACCCTGATTCAAAGTCAGCTAAAATCATACTCCAATCCTGTAATTGTACACTACTATCCCTCCCTCTGGTGGGATCTGAGCTCCAAACCTGAGGCTGATGaaatttctatgaaaaaaaggttaatttagTTCTTTCTCTGATAGATCTCCATGTACGTAGATTTGCAGGAAGAAGTTTTAGCTATTAACGATTTCAGAATTGCTCTGTTTCCTAGTCTGTGTATGAGTCTCTTAGACTTCACATTGCAGAGAGGAATACTGCTGAAAGTCCTGTTGAATAGTTTTGTTGATTACATTGTAGGGCACAAGATGTACTATTTGTACCCTTTGAAGTGTTCAtaagtcataaaaataaaagaagtgcGTGGGTTactctttcatttcagattttcccCGGTGCTGCAGCCGCTGTAGCTTTTGTGAATACTTTAGTCATCACTCCTGTCCCTTGCCCAGCCTTTGTTCTTTCCTCAGGCCAAATTTAATGTCCTGATCTCAGGGAACATACAATATGCCTCTTTACAACTCTCTGAATCTCCTTTGCTTTATTAGTGCTGGTCTTGTTGAAGGTGTAAGTATTTTGCATGTGGTTTTTCCCTCTTGATAGGAACCCCAATTTATGGACTCTCCTCTGGGTTAGCTTTGGGTCAATGGCTTAGAGCTGCAGAAGAAGACCTGGAGCCTCAACCCGAGGGTCTCATCAAGCTGAACCATGTAAGCATAAGTCTGCTTTAAATACTGTGGTGCCATGTGGCATTACTCAAGTTAATTTTAACCAAGCCAGCCTGAGCACCTGAAGTGCAGTGTAAAGCACCTTCAACCTGTTTCCTGGCAAGTAGATGAGACCATAGAGTGTGGCACCTTCCTGCAGCTAGATGACCACTGGTGCTAGTCACCAACTAGTTGAGTTTTCTTGTCTTGTCCCCCCCTTCCACAGGCTCTGTTGGCAGCTGTTATTACCATGACTTCAACCAGTATTGCCTT from Aquila chrysaetos chrysaetos chromosome 5, bAquChr1.4, whole genome shotgun sequence carries:
- the SLC26A3 gene encoding chloride anion exchanger isoform X1; translation: MVEPVGNHYVVARPVYSENLFNEEHEKLHRYHKTFWDHLKLYFRCSPQRVKKIALGLFPIVSWLPAYRFREWILSDIVSGINTGLVAVLQGLAFALLVNVPPGYGLYAAFFPVLVYFIFGTSRHISVGPFPVLSLMVGGAVVRLVPDDSAGNGTSTNISAINEERVMVAASVTFLSGVFQLLLGILQFGFIVIYLSQSLISGFTTAAAIHVVVSQLKFMLQLPVPGFNKPFGIIYTLESVFTQITKTNIADLVTSLVVLLIVFVVKEMNDRYKAKLPTPIPIELLVTVLAALFSYFINFEEKFNVAVVGKLEEGFQAPVAPDVGVLQKCIGDSISIAIVGFAVAFSVAKVYSIKHDYPVDGNQELIAFGLSNIVGGSFKGFASSTALSRSGVQESTGGKTQIAGIISAVIVLIVILAIGFLLAPLQKSVLASLALGNLKGMLMQFKEVGILWRKDKYDCVIWVVTFLAAIFLGLDIGLATAVAFQLLTVVIRSQIPSCTVLANVGRSNIYRNRKDYTDIYEPEGVKIFRCSSPIFFANIEFFREKLITAVGFNPLRVLRKRNKALRKIRKMLKKGELQVTPKGLICMANYTHESDEELDNNRIEELDQPTNMTDLPIQINWGADLPPGITVPQVNIHSIILDFSSVSFLDFSAMRVLQKTLKEFVRINIDIYIAGAHEGFLDKLERCAFFDEEIKPSMFFLTIHDAVLHILLKKDIASSPKLKLAEEKGSSNNCIITLSNGLRSRGSTIPTETKF
- the SLC26A3 gene encoding chloride anion exchanger isoform X2, which codes for MVEPVGNHYVVARPVYSENLFNEEHEKLHRYHKTFWDHLKLYFRCSPQRVKKIALGLFPIVSWLPAYRFREWILSDIVSGINTGLVAVLQGLAFALLVNVPPGYGLYAAFFPVLVYFIFGTSRHISVGPFPVLSLMVGGAVVRLVPDDSAGNGTSTNISAINEERVMVAASVTFLSGVFQLLLGILQFGFIVIYLSQSLISGFTTAAAIHVVVSQLKFMLQLPVPGFNKPFGIIYTLESVFTQITKTNIADLVTSLVVLLIVFVVKEMNDRYKAKLPTPIPIELLVTVLAALFSYFINFEEKFNVAVVGKLEEGFQAPVAPDVGVLQKCIGDSISIAIVGFAVAFSVAKVYSIKHDYPVDGNQELIAFGLSNIVGGSFKGFASSTALSRSGVQESTGGKTQIAGIISAVIVLIVILAIGFLLAPLQKSVLASLALGNLKGMLMQFKEVGILWRKDKYDCVIWVVTFLAAIFLGLDIGLATAVAFQLLTVVIRSQIPSCTVLANVGRSNIYRNRKDYTDIYEPEGVKIFRCSSPIFFANIEFFREKLITAVGFNPLRVLRKRNKALRKIRKMLKKGELQVTPKGLICMANYTHESDEELDNNRIEELDQPTNMTDLPIQINWGADLPPGITVPQVNIHSIILDFSSVSFLDFSAMRVLQKTLKEFVRINIDIYIAGAHEGFLDKLERCAFFDEEIKPSMFFLTIHDAVLHILLKKDIASSPKLKLAEKGSSNNCIITLSNGLRSRGSTIPTETKF